In a single window of the Prevotella melaninogenica genome:
- a CDS encoding CfxA family broad-spectrum class A beta-lactamase — protein MEKNRKKQIVVLSIALVCIFILVFSLFHKSATKDSANPPLTNVLTDSISQIVSACPGEIGVAVIVNNRDTVKVNNKSVYPMMSVFKVHQALALCNDFDNKGISLDTLVNINRDKLDPKTWSPMLKDYSGPVISLTVRDLLRYTLTQSDNNASNLMFKDMVNVAQTDSFIATLIPRSSFQIAYTEEEMSADHNKAYSNYTSPLGAAMLMNRLFTEGLIDDEKQSFIKNTLKECKTGVDRIAAPLLDKEGVVIAHKTGSGYVNENGVLAAHNDVAYICLPNNISYTLAVFVKDFKGNESQASQYVAHISAVVYSLLMQTSVKS, from the coding sequence ATGGAAAAAAACAGAAAAAAACAAATCGTAGTTTTGAGTATAGCTTTAGTTTGCATTTTCATCTTGGTATTTTCATTGTTCCATAAATCAGCGACAAAAGATAGCGCAAATCCTCCTTTAACAAATGTTTTGACTGATAGCATTTCTCAAATTGTCTCAGCTTGTCCTGGCGAAATTGGTGTGGCGGTTATTGTTAATAACAGAGATACGGTTAAGGTCAATAATAAGAGTGTTTATCCTATGATGAGTGTGTTTAAGGTTCATCAGGCATTAGCTCTTTGTAATGACTTTGACAATAAAGGAATTTCACTTGATACCTTAGTAAATATAAATAGGGATAAACTTGACCCAAAGACTTGGAGTCCTATGCTGAAAGATTATTCAGGGCCAGTCATATCATTGACAGTGAGAGATTTGCTGCGTTATACTCTTACTCAGAGTGACAACAATGCAAGCAACCTTATGTTTAAGGATATGGTTAATGTCGCTCAAACAGATAGTTTTATAGCCACACTCATTCCTCGTTCAAGTTTTCAGATAGCTTATACGGAAGAGGAAATGTCGGCTGACCATAACAAGGCTTACTCTAACTATACATCTCCTCTTGGTGCTGCAATGTTGATGAATCGTTTGTTTACTGAAGGTCTTATCGATGATGAGAAACAAAGTTTCATTAAGAATACGTTAAAAGAATGCAAAACAGGTGTAGATAGGATAGCAGCTCCACTTCTTGATAAAGAAGGGGTTGTTATAGCGCATAAGACAGGTTCAGGTTATGTTAATGAAAATGGTGTTCTTGCAGCTCACAATGATGTTGCCTATATATGTCTGCCTAATAATATCAGTTATACCTTAGCGGTATTTGTTAAGGATTTCAAGGGAAATGAATCACAAGCGTCACAATATGTTGCGCATATATCAGCTGTAGTATATTCTTTATTAATGCAAACTTCAGTAAAATCTTAA
- a CDS encoding leucine-rich repeat domain-containing protein has protein sequence MFEGCESLTSFTFPSSYASNNLPSFTFKNCTNLATINWNGYNPKRLNKNAFENCDKITWSQVPQSVEELGDNCFYLCDALTSVDLSKIKKMDTGVFWATPLTSVEWPAAVTEIPANTFWACGKLTTIKGIPGQPGAWDNITKIGENAFNMCTALTTIKLPAELKTIDAQAFRSCDHLATVDYGTKVETIGDGAFWFTGALKKFFFKGSVKTLGAHAFRESGLTCVHLKGDMTIGKEAFMKCASLKYVEFPATSSATQPLTYVAEGMFADCTSLPFITLPSTVTEIKTKAFDGCSSLKYVNILAASPATLGANAFPTTAGVYVKPSKLSAYQANAAWNVYSPKDTYEQTLATKYASFDHDFPVSFVAKNGHEALEAYVGPSTYRVTQPTKIQKILKMIKVTSTAANEGVLLKGEVGRTYTYQIAEVDPGLYTGNRIIGVREDTTLVQTETDGKSNWVLQPDYKLHLVSNGTIKSGRAYVHETNDGDTSFGAKGIYLSFALNEENNTTGIDKVENKKDDEENIYYTLSGVRVINPTEKGVYIKNGKKVIIR, from the coding sequence GTGTTTGAAGGTTGTGAGTCGCTTACCTCTTTCACATTCCCAAGTAGTTATGCTTCAAACAACTTGCCAAGTTTTACCTTCAAGAATTGTACGAACTTAGCAACTATCAATTGGAATGGTTATAATCCAAAGCGTTTAAACAAGAATGCATTTGAGAATTGTGATAAAATCACATGGTCTCAAGTTCCTCAATCTGTAGAGGAGTTAGGCGATAACTGCTTCTATCTCTGTGATGCTTTGACGTCTGTTGACCTCTCAAAAATCAAGAAGATGGACACAGGTGTGTTCTGGGCGACACCTTTAACATCTGTTGAATGGCCTGCAGCTGTAACTGAAATTCCTGCAAATACATTCTGGGCTTGTGGCAAACTAACAACTATCAAGGGAATTCCTGGGCAGCCTGGTGCATGGGATAACATCACTAAGATTGGTGAAAATGCATTCAATATGTGTACTGCTTTGACTACTATTAAGTTGCCAGCAGAGCTTAAGACAATTGATGCGCAGGCTTTCCGAAGCTGTGATCATTTAGCTACAGTAGACTATGGTACTAAGGTTGAAACTATCGGTGACGGTGCTTTCTGGTTTACTGGTGCACTGAAGAAGTTCTTCTTCAAGGGTTCTGTTAAGACACTCGGTGCTCATGCTTTCCGAGAGAGTGGACTTACTTGTGTTCACCTCAAGGGTGATATGACTATAGGTAAAGAGGCTTTCATGAAGTGTGCAAGCTTGAAGTATGTTGAATTCCCAGCTACTTCTTCAGCTACTCAGCCATTGACTTATGTGGCTGAAGGTATGTTTGCCGATTGTACAAGTCTGCCTTTCATCACTCTTCCATCTACTGTAACAGAGATTAAAACAAAGGCTTTCGACGGTTGTTCAAGTCTGAAGTATGTAAATATCTTGGCTGCTTCTCCTGCAACATTGGGTGCTAATGCTTTCCCAACAACTGCTGGTGTATATGTAAAACCAAGCAAGCTTTCAGCTTATCAGGCAAATGCAGCTTGGAATGTTTATAGTCCTAAGGATACTTACGAGCAGACACTCGCTACGAAGTATGCAAGTTTCGACCATGATTTCCCTGTTTCTTTCGTAGCAAAGAATGGTCATGAAGCGTTGGAGGCATACGTTGGTCCAAGCACTTATAGAGTGACACAGCCAACCAAGATTCAGAAGATTTTGAAGATGATTAAGGTTACTTCAACAGCTGCTAATGAAGGTGTTCTCCTCAAAGGTGAGGTTGGTAGAACCTATACTTATCAGATAGCAGAGGTTGATCCAGGCCTTTATACGGGTAATCGTATTATCGGTGTACGTGAAGACACAACACTTGTACAGACCGAGACTGATGGTAAGAGCAACTGGGTTTTACAGCCAGATTATAAGCTTCACTTAGTTAGCAATGGAACTATTAAGAGTGGTCGTGCTTATGTTCATGAAACCAATGATGGTGATACAAGCTTTGGTGCAAAGGGAATTTACCTCTCTTTCGCTCTCAATGAAGAAAACAATACTACTGGTATTGATAAAGTTGAGAATAAGAAGGATGATGAAGAGAATATTTATTACACACTGTCTGGTGTACGGGTAATCAACCCAACGGAGAAAGGTGTATATATTAAGAACGGCAAAAAAGTTATTATACGATGA
- a CDS encoding glycoside hydrolase family 66 protein: protein MRLKRFLILWVTLSSAAFSFADDFVYDNLKYATNSDNSVTLVDGKGASGEIIIPSEVRNNKNVYTVTAIEHNAFERNNAITAVTIPSSVSTIGYSAFNGCKGLRRVMDASRVTEMQGFEYTDCTNLTSVTLSGTLQKIGYRSFAGSALAHLVLPASMREIGSSAFEDCHQLRNVQFNTGLQNIKDHAFKNSGLVSLEFSNDLKEIGEWAFEGCASLKTVQIPPSVTSLGMGAFYHCIALESVVIPTTLTNFNDRTFNGCRNLSAVYYLGSSCPSLGQYTFADVSGTFGFYVKPSALSALQGIAFISDKVKDSFPYQQSSKYTTFSRSFDIDFTTATGLKAYIAKESNGRTSVSLIPITTASAGTGLIIEAVPNTVYQLRLADNAAHYDDNALRVSTGETISTTTLKLREDITSRYAPVELTTDKVRYEPESTVRFTSKYLLPDNVKVRYLHGNTVVKTDEIGGKQSWSWKVPAQNFTGYLAEIYVADGIAEQTLATIGVDVSTEWGRFPRYGFISHYGSDKTVEQVKKEVDMLNRYHMTGIQFYDWQWQHHKLIPEGASQWKDVGLRDVFKSSIENYITKLHEVGSKCMFYDLLYGVTGNIVDGKPETPANLDGKDGVSSDWGWIDLHANDKDGYDLHQVQYPLGSWPSIYVMNPGNQDWVNYLSKEIKKVYQHLKFDGYHIDQLGRQREAYYTNLQSKTEDGQKVYTGGDRRDTHDFEGYYANFINRMKSDSKDKSLVMNAVSTFGGPKIVGTGNVEFGYNEMWGADDYLWNYRKIIQDNRRNNGKNTFNTVFAAYLHCRNGNGGQFRTSSALFGNATIFALGGSRIELSGDHMLFTEYFPDDARKMSDKLQKSIIHYYDFLVAYENYLRDGNAETSVNMTMDGVNVVAWDLSDPNPSVADAADQTIGPKPYSVNTYSTMKGNVTAIQLLNYSNFSRDNFNIRDIKETMPEPNVLLNKKIVLDDAAPVARIWVASPDCFGGAPQEVVFTQNNGKVTFTLPSLEYWTMVVVEHGSKVDNSTGEVRNYILRGESFIEASNNTVPAGEAYLSFPANIGKTLQPLLPLVPVTAGITNVTDNGRDDYYTVSGIKVDKPVKGVYIHKGKKLISK, encoded by the coding sequence ATGAGATTAAAACGATTTCTTATTCTGTGGGTAACGCTGTCGTCAGCAGCCTTTTCATTTGCTGATGACTTTGTGTATGACAACCTCAAGTATGCTACCAACTCCGACAATTCGGTGACATTGGTAGACGGAAAGGGTGCGAGTGGAGAGATTATTATCCCTTCTGAAGTTCGCAACAACAAGAATGTTTATACCGTTACAGCCATCGAACACAACGCCTTTGAGCGTAACAACGCTATTACAGCAGTAACAATCCCAAGTTCGGTGAGTACTATTGGCTACAGTGCATTCAATGGTTGTAAGGGCTTGCGACGTGTGATGGATGCCTCACGTGTCACTGAGATGCAAGGCTTTGAGTACACTGATTGTACGAATTTAACCTCTGTAACCTTATCAGGAACACTACAAAAGATTGGTTATCGCTCTTTTGCTGGTAGCGCTTTAGCACATCTTGTATTACCAGCAAGCATGAGAGAGATTGGTAGCAGTGCTTTTGAAGATTGCCATCAACTAAGAAATGTGCAGTTTAATACAGGTCTTCAGAACATAAAGGACCATGCTTTTAAGAATAGTGGCTTGGTATCTTTAGAGTTTTCTAATGACTTAAAGGAGATTGGGGAGTGGGCTTTTGAAGGCTGTGCAAGCCTAAAAACAGTTCAAATACCTCCGTCTGTAACAAGCTTAGGAATGGGTGCATTCTATCATTGTATAGCTTTGGAGTCAGTTGTTATACCAACTACTCTTACGAACTTCAATGATAGAACCTTCAATGGATGCCGCAACTTGTCTGCCGTTTATTACTTAGGCAGCAGTTGCCCAAGCCTTGGACAATACACTTTTGCCGATGTTTCCGGTACTTTTGGCTTCTATGTAAAGCCATCAGCCCTGTCTGCTTTGCAAGGAATTGCATTTATTTCTGATAAGGTAAAGGATAGTTTTCCTTATCAGCAAAGCAGTAAGTACACCACTTTTTCGCGTTCTTTTGATATTGACTTCACCACTGCTACGGGTCTAAAAGCCTATATAGCAAAGGAAAGTAATGGAAGAACTTCGGTCTCCCTGATACCTATTACAACAGCGAGTGCAGGCACAGGTCTCATCATAGAGGCTGTTCCAAACACAGTTTATCAACTCCGTTTAGCTGATAATGCAGCCCATTATGATGACAATGCACTGCGTGTTTCAACAGGAGAAACTATTAGTACTACAACTTTAAAACTAAGAGAAGACATCACTTCTCGCTATGCTCCTGTAGAACTGACAACAGACAAGGTACGTTACGAGCCTGAGTCCACAGTTCGCTTTACATCAAAGTATCTTCTTCCTGATAATGTTAAAGTACGTTACTTACATGGCAATACAGTCGTAAAAACCGATGAAATCGGTGGAAAACAAAGTTGGTCTTGGAAGGTTCCAGCACAGAATTTTACTGGTTATCTGGCTGAAATCTATGTTGCTGATGGTATTGCCGAGCAGACACTTGCTACGATTGGTGTTGATGTTTCTACTGAATGGGGCCGCTTTCCACGCTATGGTTTCATCTCACACTATGGCTCTGACAAGACTGTTGAGCAGGTTAAAAAGGAAGTAGATATGCTTAATCGTTACCACATGACTGGCATTCAGTTCTATGACTGGCAGTGGCAACATCACAAACTAATTCCTGAAGGCGCTTCACAATGGAAGGATGTTGGCTTACGCGATGTCTTCAAATCTTCTATAGAAAATTATATTACCAAGCTACATGAGGTTGGAAGCAAGTGTATGTTCTATGACTTGCTCTATGGTGTAACGGGTAATATTGTCGATGGAAAGCCAGAAACACCAGCAAATCTTGATGGGAAGGATGGTGTCAGCAGTGATTGGGGATGGATAGACCTGCATGCAAACGATAAGGATGGCTATGACCTTCATCAGGTACAGTATCCTTTAGGCTCATGGCCAAGTATCTACGTGATGAATCCTGGTAATCAGGATTGGGTGAACTATCTCTCTAAAGAAATAAAGAAGGTATATCAGCATCTTAAGTTTGATGGTTATCATATTGACCAATTAGGCCGTCAGCGCGAGGCTTATTATACCAATTTGCAGAGCAAGACAGAAGATGGTCAGAAGGTTTATACTGGTGGCGACCGCCGTGATACTCACGACTTCGAAGGCTATTATGCAAACTTTATCAATCGTATGAAATCCGATAGTAAAGATAAGTCCCTTGTAATGAATGCTGTTTCTACCTTTGGTGGACCTAAGATAGTTGGTACAGGTAACGTTGAATTCGGCTATAATGAGATGTGGGGTGCTGACGACTATTTGTGGAACTACCGTAAAATAATACAGGACAATCGTCGTAATAATGGTAAGAATACTTTTAATACAGTCTTTGCAGCTTATCTACACTGTCGCAATGGAAATGGTGGTCAGTTCCGCACAAGCAGTGCTCTGTTTGGCAATGCTACTATCTTCGCACTTGGTGGTTCTCGTATTGAGTTGAGTGGTGACCACATGTTGTTTACAGAGTACTTCCCTGATGATGCTCGAAAAATGTCTGACAAGTTGCAAAAGTCAATCATTCACTATTATGACTTCCTTGTTGCCTATGAAAACTACTTGCGAGATGGCAATGCTGAAACTTCTGTTAACATGACAATGGATGGTGTTAACGTGGTTGCATGGGATTTGTCTGATCCTAATCCAAGTGTCGCAGATGCTGCAGATCAGACGATTGGACCAAAGCCTTATAGTGTGAATACTTATAGCACTATGAAGGGAAACGTGACTGCAATACAGTTGTTGAATTATAGTAACTTCTCAAGAGACAACTTTAATATCCGTGATATAAAGGAAACAATGCCAGAGCCTAATGTCCTACTTAATAAGAAGATTGTTCTTGACGATGCTGCCCCTGTAGCCCGTATATGGGTAGCAAGTCCAGATTGCTTCGGTGGTGCTCCGCAAGAAGTTGTCTTTACACAGAATAATGGTAAGGTAACATTCACCCTACCTTCTCTGGAATATTGGACGATGGTGGTCGTTGAACACGGTAGTAAGGTGGATAATAGCACGGGAGAAGTACGTAATTACATTCTCCGTGGTGAATCCTTTATAGAGGCTTCGAATAATACTGTTCCTGCAGGCGAGGCTTACCTCTCTTTTCCTGCTAATATAGGAAAGACCTTGCAGCCATTGTTACCTTTGGTTCCTGTTACCGCAGGGATTACTAATGTAACTGATAACGGACGTGATGATTATTACACTGTGTCTGGTATCAAGGTTGATAAGCCTGTGAAAGGGGTTTATATCCATAAAGGTAAGAAACTGATAAGCAAGTAA
- a CDS encoding DUF4625 domain-containing protein — protein sequence MLQITNLKVNTLSGVANGKVTLTATIVTTSPIDDIEVEFHGDKEYDVDIYGYYYNQDFSIPRGNKAYDTSQEIQIPTTVEPGDYHFVIRLTDQAGHQQIRAMAIKIK from the coding sequence ATGCTCCAAATTACTAATTTGAAGGTAAATACACTGTCAGGAGTAGCGAATGGTAAGGTTACATTGACAGCAACTATCGTAACAACGTCTCCTATTGACGATATCGAAGTGGAGTTCCATGGTGATAAGGAGTATGATGTAGACATTTATGGTTACTATTATAATCAAGACTTTTCTATTCCTCGTGGCAACAAAGCATACGATACCAGCCAAGAAATTCAGATACCAACGACCGTCGAGCCGGGTGATTACCATTTTGTTATTCGTTTGACAGATCAAGCTGGTCACCAACAAATACGTGCTATGGCGATAAAAATAAAATAA
- a CDS encoding copper resistance protein NlpE N-terminal domain-containing protein: MKKIMFMVAACAAMVACNNGKTTANNEGADSTAQDSVVAGDSAVYEGLTPAADVAGIKYRVALAKDSTNGFSVSESYMKSDSEVDTVYNYTGNYQVVEKDVKGKKNTYYQFELGKDNKTNFLVVNDSTLRLVNSDFEEPAVNSKDMNYDLKLK, from the coding sequence ATGAAAAAGATTATGTTTATGGTAGCTGCTTGCGCAGCTATGGTAGCTTGTAACAATGGCAAGACTACTGCAAATAACGAGGGTGCAGATTCAACAGCTCAGGATTCAGTTGTTGCTGGTGACTCTGCTGTTTACGAGGGTTTGACACCTGCAGCTGATGTTGCTGGTATCAAGTATCGTGTTGCTTTGGCAAAGGATTCAACAAATGGTTTCAGCGTTTCTGAGTCTTACATGAAGTCTGATTCTGAGGTTGATACTGTTTACAACTATACAGGTAACTATCAGGTTGTAGAGAAGGACGTTAAGGGTAAGAAGAATACTTACTACCAGTTCGAGTTGGGTAAGGACAATAAGACCAACTTCCTCGTAGTAAACGATTCTACACTTCGTCTTGTTAACTCTGACTTCGAGGAGCCAGCTGTTAATTCAAAGGATATGAACTACGACTTGAAGTTGAAGTAA
- a CDS encoding DUF3332 domain-containing protein, which yields MKTKGIKSMVALLIGATLMSSCVGSFTLFNKLAKWNKHATKSKFINEIIFLVISPAYAFCSAADALVLNSIEFWTGKNPLANRVGKTRNIKGDDGLIYAVKYLENGYQITKPDGSVFYFTYNKQENTWYMNAEGKEQKIIHFNGDGSVKAFLNNGLTADVTLDAAGVYEVRQMQAGTSYFMARR from the coding sequence ATGAAAACAAAAGGAATCAAGTCTATGGTTGCCCTCTTGATTGGCGCAACACTCATGAGTTCATGTGTAGGTTCATTTACTTTGTTCAACAAACTTGCTAAGTGGAACAAGCACGCTACTAAGTCTAAGTTCATCAATGAGATTATCTTCCTTGTAATTTCTCCTGCTTACGCATTCTGTAGTGCGGCTGATGCGCTCGTACTCAACAGTATCGAGTTCTGGACTGGTAAGAATCCTTTAGCAAATCGCGTTGGTAAGACACGCAATATCAAGGGTGATGACGGCTTGATTTATGCTGTAAAGTATCTCGAGAATGGTTATCAGATTACAAAGCCAGATGGTAGTGTATTCTACTTCACTTACAACAAGCAGGAGAATACATGGTACATGAATGCAGAAGGTAAGGAGCAGAAGATTATCCACTTCAACGGTGATGGTTCTGTAAAGGCTTTCCTTAACAACGGTTTGACTGCAGACGTTACACTCGATGCAGCTGGTGTATATGAGGTACGTCAGATGCAGGCTGGCACAAGCTACTTCATGGCAAGAAGATAA
- a CDS encoding DUF6377 domain-containing protein, producing MKRSLLYILFLLLPTTLSAGSKTQQLRQKLDNLLEQRDALIDNKNNDINRLKKHLTTSSNTLKRLQTYEQLFEEYYVFQFDSAMTYLNKGIKLALETQNTYYYNSNVIRKAELLSIGGLYSEAVQEIEQVDTTALDKAQRFEYYFSLFRIHTYWADFCNDKTYTPIHRSKAKNYLKKAMPFCDETDKSYEYYRGEYCVFVQNNPLSARSHYIKAIKQLPPTSRFYAMSCFALSGSYANEGNTNKQEEFLLLSSIADVENCTMENFALQNLAMYIFEHNKDDLDYAQRYIQTALEDAHFYNNRLRIIEISSKLPVIVSSYQQTLNQRNKVQMTAIIVISLLLLFLLFAVFYIVKQTKRLSIQQQELQNNNNQLSELNTQQKELNTQLHDLNAVLVDTNRKRERLAKLYIDLCAKYIARLKKQQTLVKRKIKANQTSELLSQLSSERLSEEDAATFLSRFDKAFLDLYPGFTEDLNNLLVPEGRIQNKSTDKLTTEQRIMALIRLGVKESAEIADLLFYSPQTIYNYRSVLKGKAINKENFEEEVMKLCRVIGKSNPA from the coding sequence ATGAAAAGAAGCTTATTATATATACTTTTCTTGCTACTGCCAACGACATTATCTGCTGGTAGTAAGACACAACAGTTACGACAAAAGCTCGATAATCTTTTGGAGCAACGTGATGCACTTATCGATAACAAGAACAACGATATCAACCGCCTAAAAAAGCATCTTACAACCAGCAGCAATACCCTTAAGCGTCTGCAAACCTACGAGCAACTGTTTGAAGAATACTATGTCTTCCAGTTTGACTCGGCTATGACGTATTTGAACAAAGGTATCAAACTGGCTTTGGAGACACAGAACACCTATTATTACAATAGTAATGTGATACGAAAGGCAGAACTATTGTCTATTGGAGGCTTATATAGTGAGGCCGTTCAAGAAATAGAACAAGTGGATACAACGGCACTTGATAAGGCTCAACGTTTTGAATATTACTTCTCACTCTTCCGCATTCACACCTATTGGGCAGACTTCTGCAATGATAAAACCTATACTCCTATACACCGTTCAAAGGCAAAGAACTACTTAAAGAAAGCCATGCCTTTTTGCGATGAAACCGATAAAAGTTACGAGTATTATCGCGGTGAATACTGTGTTTTTGTACAGAATAATCCCCTTTCTGCACGTTCCCATTACATCAAAGCCATAAAGCAGTTGCCACCAACCTCCCGATTTTACGCTATGTCGTGCTTTGCTCTCTCTGGCAGCTATGCTAATGAGGGAAATACTAATAAACAAGAAGAATTCCTTTTATTGTCGAGTATTGCAGATGTGGAGAATTGTACAATGGAAAACTTTGCACTGCAAAACTTGGCGATGTATATCTTTGAGCACAATAAAGACGACCTTGATTATGCACAACGATACATACAGACAGCACTCGAGGATGCACATTTCTATAATAACAGACTCCGTATTATTGAAATATCAAGCAAGCTACCAGTAATTGTTAGCAGCTATCAACAGACCCTCAATCAGCGTAATAAAGTGCAGATGACCGCAATCATAGTCATCTCACTCCTTCTACTCTTCCTACTTTTCGCAGTCTTTTATATTGTAAAACAGACTAAACGTCTTAGTATTCAGCAACAGGAGTTACAAAACAATAATAATCAACTCTCTGAACTCAATACCCAACAAAAAGAGTTGAATACACAGCTACACGACCTTAACGCAGTGCTTGTCGATACCAACCGTAAGCGCGAAAGGTTGGCAAAGTTGTATATTGACCTTTGTGCAAAGTATATTGCTCGACTGAAAAAACAACAGACATTAGTAAAGAGAAAGATAAAAGCCAACCAAACCTCAGAATTGCTTAGTCAGCTTTCATCTGAACGATTATCAGAGGAAGACGCTGCAACCTTTCTATCTCGTTTTGACAAGGCATTCCTCGATCTCTACCCTGGTTTTACTGAAGACTTGAATAACCTACTCGTACCAGAAGGCAGAATTCAGAATAAAAGCACAGATAAACTTACTACCGAACAGCGTATTATGGCACTCATTCGATTGGGTGTGAAGGAAAGTGCAGAGATTGCCGACCTCCTTTTCTATTCTCCCCAGACCATCTATAACTACCGTTCTGTACTGAAGGGAAAAGCCATCAACAAAGAGAACTTCGAGGAAGAAGTAATGAAACTCTGCCGAGTAATTGGTAAGTCTAATCCTGCCTAA